The Candidatus Zixiibacteriota bacterium DNA segment CATACTCCTGAGTTAGTGGCGGTCGATTTTTCGGCCGCCTTTTTTACTTTCATAACTTCTCCTGCAAAACTCCCGGTCAGATATAGTTATTCTTCGAGCCCCTGTCTTTATAAGGATTGTGACCCGGCAGGCGGTAATCATTACAAATCAAGCACAGAAAATGGTTTACCCGGATTCTTCCCGGGCTTATATTACCCCGATGACTCCAGTCGAAGAAAAACGCGACGGGTCTCCCCCGGCCCCGTCGGAGCTGGTACGGCAGTACCACAAGCTGGTCGGCAAGGGACGAGTGCTGGAACTGGGTGTGAGCGGTCGTGACGGTCTCTTTCTGGCCTCACGCGGGTACCGGGTCACACGCCTGACGGCAAGCCAGGATATATTCGAGGAGAACCTCCGGCAGGCCCGCGCTCTCGATCTCGAGCTTGACCTTCAGACCGTCGACTTCGTCGAGTATCATTTTCCAAAAGCACGCTATAATATGGTGACCGCCGACTTCTTTTTCCACCTGCAGAAGCGGGCGTTATTAGCGAAATTCGCTGAAAAGATCATCTACACGCTCAAAAAGCACGGTCTTTTGATCGGGGCTACCTTCAGCCGGGAGGATATTCTCTGCGCTGAGTTGATCCGCAAACGGTTTACGGAACTGGGTTCGCATTGTTTTGTTCTGCCGGGTGGAGAGCTGCGGACTTTCTTCGGACCGCGGGAGATCCTGGAGTTGTTTGCGGAGATGAAGATACTGCATTACGCGGAAACCGACTACTATGAAAAACAGGGTGAAGAGGGACGCTGGCGTTCCCTGGTGGAATTTGTCCTGAAGAAAACAGATTGAATAAAATGCATTTGAAGCATTACGGACATCAACTTTCTTTATAGAGACATTAGAGATGAAACAGGGTGAGCAGATATCCGGGCGGGTGGTGAAAGCTTACGGTCGCCTGTTCTGGGTACAGGCCGGTGACAGGCAACTTCTATCCGCGTTGCGGGACAAAGTCAAAAAACAGGCCGAGTCGAAGATCTCGCCGGTGGTTGTGGGAGACAAGGTCATGCTCGAAATTCTGGCAGATCCGGACAAAATCGACCCATCACAAGGTAATCCACAGGCGGTGATAACAGAGGTTGCACCGCGTTTGAGCAGGTTCAGCCGCCCCAAGCGCGGTCGTGAAGACCTCGAGCAGATAGTGGCCGCAAACATCGAGCAGATGCTGATCGTCACGTCGGTGGCCAGGCCGTCTTTCAAACCTCACCTGGTCGACCGTTTCCTGGTGGCGGCCGCCTCGGGCGGGTTGACACCGATCATAATAGTGAACAAGATCGATCTCGCACACGACATCGACCTTGACCAGTTCCGGGAGACCTATTCCCGCCTGGATATCGGGGTGATTTTGACCAGTGTCACTGAAAAAACAGGTTTGAAACAGTTTGAACAAGCGCTCAAAGACAAAATATCGGTTATCGCCGGGCAGTCCGGGGTCGGTAAATCCTCGCTGTTAAACGCGATCGAACCGGAACTCAATATCAGGATAGGAGAAGTCTCGGAATACTCGCAGAAGGGAGTTCATACCACAACTGCGGTTGAAATGCACACGCTCACTTGTGGAGGATTCGTGGTCGACACACCCGGTCTCAAATACCTGGGGCTGTGGGGCATCGAAGCTACCGAACTGCAGTATCTGTTTCCGGAAATTGAACGTTATGCCGGTTACTGCCGTTTCAGTGACTGTCTGCATCGGGGTGAACCCGGATGCGGGATACGTGACGCGCTCGCGAAAGGTTTAATCGATAAAAATCGTTACCAGAGTTACCTCACCCTGCTGGATGAACAAAAACAGCAGGAAGGCCGATAACTTTCTTTACAAGTGTTGTTGATATCATTATTATGCCCGATTAAAGGATTGACAACACTCGGGTTAAAATTATGAAATCTGCCATCAGACAATCACTGCCAAAGATGACATTGATGCTGATCGTGATCTTTTTGACCTTGATGGTCGGGACCAGCCTGATCTCCGGTCAGCAGGAAGATACCGCACATACTTCTGATACTGCAACGCACCAGACTGCAGAAAAAGGAAGCGGCAACACTCATGGCGAGAGCGAGGATCATCTCGCGCAGTCGTTTTTATCGGATCAGAAACCGATCGTGATCGTATTGTTCGAGCTGGTAATTTTTATTTTGGTAGCCAAGCTCGGTGGCGAGATCATGGAACGGATTCGTCAACCGGCGGTGCTGGGAGAATTGATAGTCGGGATGATTATCGGCAACCTGGCCTTGATCGGGATTACCGAGTTCGAGTTTATAAAGCATGACCATTTCATAGAGCTTTTAGCTGAAATAGGGGTGATTATCCTGCTTTTCGAGGTCGGTCTGGAGACCGACCTGGGCGAGATGCTGTCGGTCGGCACGACTTCCTTTCTGGTGGCGGTAATCGGGGTAGTTGCACCCTTCATCCTGGGCTGGGGAGTGGCCGCCTACTTTTTGCCGGAAGCTTCACATTATGTTCATATTTTTATCGGCGCGACACTCTGCGCCACCTCGGTCGGGATTACCGCGCGGGTCATAAAAGATATCCGCCGTCTTCAGACCAGGGAGGCCAAGATTGTTTTGGGCGCGGCGGTGATCGACGATATCATGGGACTGATCGTTTTGGCGATAGTCAGCGGGCTTATCTCCGCGGCCGATACCGGACAGACGATCAATTCACTCAATGTATTGTTTATTTTCATCAAGGCGGTAGCCTTCGTGGTGGTAGCGATCCTGGTCGGCAACAAGATCATGCCAAGTATATTCCTGGTGGCATTAAACCTCAAGGGGCAGGGAATCCTTCTGGGCGTCGCGCTGTTTATCTGCTTTACCCTGGCGGCCTCGGCCGAGATGATCGGGCTGGCCGGGATTGTTGGCGCTTTTGCCGCCGGCGTGATCATGGAAAAAGTCCATTACCAGGGCTTCACCGACCGGGGCGAACATTCGCTGGATGACCTGATTTACCCGCTGTCGACATTTCTGGTACCGATCTTTTTTGTGCACATGGGTTTAAAGGTCGATCTGGCTACATTCGGCGACATGAATATACTGGTGTTCGCTGGAGTGTTGACCCTGGTAGCAATAATCGGCAAGCAGGCCTGTTCTCTGGGAGTGCTCGAAAAAGGCATCAACAAGGCCTCCATCGGTATCGGCATGATTCCGCGTGGCGAGGTCGGCCTGATCTTCGCCAAAATCGGCCACGGCCTTACTCTGGGCGGGGTTGCGGTGATTTCCGATTCGACTTATTCGGCGGTGGTGATCATGGTTATTTTAACCACCCTGGTAACCCCTCCCATTCTGAAACGCTCGCTTTTGAAGAAATCGACGGATTATTATGCAGTTGAATAATTTATATGCTTGTAAGGGATTCATAAATTTGTCAAATTGGGCTAATATTTTGAAACAAAAAACCGATATAGCAGAATAAGATTTGCATAAACCGCTAATTTAACAGGATGTTTGACTGAAAGGAAAAATTGGATTTTTCAGCTTCTGGGAAGGCGGCGCAGATATAGGGATATACACTGCTGATTCGCTATGATTCAAAGGTGGCTGAAAAAACTTTAACTGATCGTTATAAGTAAATATCCGGCAAATTATTACTTGACAAATTTTCAACAACTTGGTAGAATTGTCGGGACTTTGATAAGAGGTGCCTGAAAGATTATAAAAAAACTGCTTGATTTTTAACAGTTAGAATATTAATTGGCAGGCACAATTTATCTTGTTGCAATATATAGTTTAGTATTTGAAAACGAGGCTTCTTAGCATAGATTAAAATCAGTTCTTGTGACAGGTTCGGAAAGGTGCTCCCGAGCTAAAGGGAGGGGTGCCATCATCCGAGCCATATATATATTAGGAAAAGGATTTAACAAACCATCGCTCAAGGAGGAGACGCCGGCAGATATCACCCGTAAAAAATCTGACCTTCCCGCATATCGGAAAAACAGTGAGGGCTGAAGCATATCCGAAACCAGGGAAGACTGAACCAATGGTTTTCTGAGGTTAATCCTGAATAACATGAAAGATGTCTTTATTCACAAAACCGCGCAGGTTGAAGATGGTGCCAGGATCGGCAAAGGTTCAATGATTTGGGATTTCTGCAAGATACGTGTCGGCGCGAAACTCGGCAAGAACTGTAATCTCGGTCAGAACGTGTATGTCGCTCCGAACGTGAAGATCGGAAATAACGTGA contains these protein-coding regions:
- the rsgA gene encoding ribosome small subunit-dependent GTPase A, with translation MKQGEQISGRVVKAYGRLFWVQAGDRQLLSALRDKVKKQAESKISPVVVGDKVMLEILADPDKIDPSQGNPQAVITEVAPRLSRFSRPKRGREDLEQIVAANIEQMLIVTSVARPSFKPHLVDRFLVAAASGGLTPIIIVNKIDLAHDIDLDQFRETYSRLDIGVILTSVTEKTGLKQFEQALKDKISVIAGQSGVGKSSLLNAIEPELNIRIGEVSEYSQKGVHTTTAVEMHTLTCGGFVVDTPGLKYLGLWGIEATELQYLFPEIERYAGYCRFSDCLHRGEPGCGIRDALAKGLIDKNRYQSYLTLLDEQKQQEGR
- a CDS encoding cation:proton antiporter codes for the protein MKSAIRQSLPKMTLMLIVIFLTLMVGTSLISGQQEDTAHTSDTATHQTAEKGSGNTHGESEDHLAQSFLSDQKPIVIVLFELVIFILVAKLGGEIMERIRQPAVLGELIVGMIIGNLALIGITEFEFIKHDHFIELLAEIGVIILLFEVGLETDLGEMLSVGTTSFLVAVIGVVAPFILGWGVAAYFLPEASHYVHIFIGATLCATSVGITARVIKDIRRLQTREAKIVLGAAVIDDIMGLIVLAIVSGLISAADTGQTINSLNVLFIFIKAVAFVVVAILVGNKIMPSIFLVALNLKGQGILLGVALFICFTLAASAEMIGLAGIVGAFAAGVIMEKVHYQGFTDRGEHSLDDLIYPLSTFLVPIFFVHMGLKVDLATFGDMNILVFAGVLTLVAIIGKQACSLGVLEKGINKASIGIGMIPRGEVGLIFAKIGHGLTLGGVAVISDSTYSAVVIMVILTTLVTPPILKRSLLKKSTDYYAVE